A DNA window from Gemmatimonadota bacterium contains the following coding sequences:
- a CDS encoding cupin domain-containing protein yields the protein MRIAKDDVPVKIDIPGAKARQVLDFGDATGLGKMAGEYFSFGAGTDLAPLLEGLEDDLCQSPHWGYMLEGGLTITYADGSTETASGGDLFYWPPGHTVRADEESEVILFSPQREHCKVIDHIIGKLQAT from the coding sequence ATGCGGATCGCCAAGGACGATGTGCCTGTAAAGATCGATATACCGGGTGCCAAGGCCCGCCAAGTCCTGGACTTCGGTGATGCCACTGGACTCGGAAAGATGGCCGGCGAGTATTTTTCGTTTGGAGCAGGAACCGACCTTGCCCCTCTGCTCGAGGGATTGGAAGACGACCTTTGCCAGTCTCCCCACTGGGGCTACATGCTGGAAGGCGGATTGACGATCACCTATGCCGATGGTTCAACGGAAACCGCGAGCGGTGGCGACCTCTTCTACTGGCCTCCGGGGCATACCGTTCGCGCCGATGAAGAGTCCGAGGTAATCCTCTTCAGCCCCCAGCGTGAGCACTGTAAGGTGATAGACCACATCATTGGAAAACTGCAGGCCACTTGA